One genomic segment of Kiritimatiella glycovorans includes these proteins:
- the mcrC gene encoding 5-methylcytosine-specific restriction endonuclease system specificity protein McrC: MSTVAATLPKPNTALKESGYIGRIPVRNLWLLMLYASDLFRQLDEVSQVAVEDNPDDIPDLVAEILSTQVEQRIKRNLSFGYQTRETTLNRVRGRIDLLKTEHHRLLDKGKVFCRFDELTVDTPRNRFVRSALEEISKLVKRQSLGHRCRSIANSLRRMGVVGEKPGHAEVSIDRFGRHDAIDRKMVAAAHLAFNLALPTESAGTKYLSLPDREITWIRKLYEKGIAGFYDVTLSGQGWRIEAGKSIGWAVEQKSSGIDKIFPSMRTDITLNHEISGRRVIIDTKFNSIVTKGWYRDETLRSGYIYQIYTYLRSQEGLGDPLADKATGILLHPSIGSMLNESVSIQGHEIRFATVDLSAETKMIRHQLWQVLEASHED; the protein is encoded by the coding sequence ATGAGCACTGTTGCAGCCACATTGCCGAAGCCAAATACCGCTCTCAAAGAGTCTGGTTACATAGGAAGAATTCCTGTCCGGAATCTTTGGCTGCTTATGCTCTATGCATCTGACCTTTTTCGTCAGCTGGATGAAGTTTCACAGGTTGCTGTTGAAGATAATCCTGATGACATACCCGACTTGGTTGCAGAAATTTTATCCACACAGGTTGAACAGCGAATCAAGCGAAACTTAAGCTTTGGATACCAGACACGCGAGACAACTCTGAATCGTGTTCGTGGCCGAATAGATTTACTGAAGACTGAACACCATAGGCTTCTTGATAAAGGTAAGGTGTTTTGCCGCTTTGATGAGTTGACCGTTGATACGCCTCGCAATCGCTTCGTGCGGTCAGCATTAGAAGAAATTTCAAAGTTGGTGAAACGCCAATCTCTGGGGCACAGGTGTAGGTCTATTGCGAACAGTTTAAGACGTATGGGGGTGGTCGGAGAAAAACCGGGACACGCAGAGGTTTCGATAGACCGTTTTGGAAGGCACGATGCAATCGACCGGAAAATGGTTGCTGCAGCTCACCTTGCGTTTAACCTGGCATTACCAACCGAATCTGCCGGAACAAAATATTTATCGTTACCAGACCGTGAAATTACTTGGATTCGGAAACTCTATGAAAAAGGAATTGCCGGTTTTTATGATGTTACTTTATCCGGTCAGGGGTGGCGTATCGAAGCTGGAAAATCTATCGGATGGGCCGTAGAACAGAAAAGTTCTGGCATCGACAAGATTTTCCCCTCAATGCGTACTGACATTACCTTGAACCATGAAATTTCAGGTAGGCGGGTCATCATTGATACCAAATTTAATTCGATTGTAACCAAAGGGTGGTACAGGGATGAAACGTTGCGCAGTGGATATATATACCAGATTTATACTTATTTGAGGTCTCAGGAAGGGCTGGGAGATCCTCTCGCGGACAAAGCCACTGGAATTTTACTACACCCTTCGATTGGTAGCATGCTTAATGAATCAGTTTCGATCCAAGGACATGAAATTCGGTTTGCTACGGTAGATTTGAGTGCCGAAACAAAAATGATACGGCACCAATTGTGGCAGGTTTTGGAGGCCAGTCATGAAGATTGA
- the istB gene encoding IS21-like element helper ATPase IstB translates to MTTPASLAMTLRALRLPDVLNEYERLAAEATQEQWTYERYLAAVMESELHARGERRTQRLLKRSGLPDGKSLDTLNLKLLPTKVQRQIPALVDGGFVERAENVLAFGLPGRGKTHLLTAIGRELVLRHGTTVLFTTAFHLVQKLLTAKRDLAIEALLKKLDRFEVVILDDIGYVQQSREEMEVLFTFLSERYERRSLMISSNLVFSEWDKIFKDPMTTAAAIDRVVHHSTILELNGESYRARKAGERNRKR, encoded by the coding sequence ATGACCACGCCCGCCTCTCTGGCCATGACATTGCGTGCCCTCCGGTTGCCGGACGTGTTGAACGAATACGAGCGACTGGCTGCGGAGGCCACGCAGGAACAGTGGACGTACGAGCGCTACCTGGCCGCGGTGATGGAGAGCGAACTGCATGCGCGGGGCGAACGGCGCACGCAGCGGCTGCTGAAACGCTCCGGCCTGCCCGACGGCAAGTCGCTGGACACGCTGAACCTGAAGCTGCTTCCGACCAAGGTGCAGCGTCAGATCCCGGCGCTGGTGGACGGCGGTTTCGTCGAACGGGCCGAGAACGTCCTGGCGTTCGGCTTACCCGGACGCGGCAAGACGCATCTGCTGACCGCGATCGGGCGCGAACTGGTGCTGCGACACGGCACGACGGTGTTGTTTACCACGGCGTTCCACCTGGTGCAGAAGCTACTCACCGCCAAGCGCGACTTGGCGATCGAAGCGCTGCTGAAGAAGCTCGACCGCTTCGAGGTGGTCATCCTCGATGACATCGGTTACGTGCAGCAGAGCCGTGAGGAAATGGAGGTGTTGTTCACCTTCCTGTCCGAGAGATACGAGCGGCGCAGCCTGATGATCTCATCCAACTTGGTCTTCAGTGAGTGGGACAAGATCTTCAAGGACCCGATGACTACTGCGGCGGCCATTGATCGGGTGGTGCATCATTCCACTATCCTGGAACTCAACGGCGAAAGTTACCGCGCCCGGAAGGCGGGCGAACGGAATCGAAAACGATGA
- a CDS encoding plasmid pRiA4b ORF-3 family protein, with the protein MNERFYLLKIQLLDIEPAIWRRFVVPASITLDRLHDVIQIVMGWTDSHLHEFTIGKKRYTEYPESKEDGLVCGKYRLGDLIKQNGRTFSYLYDFGDSWEHELVLEESRYFNPELRTELACLEGERACPPEDVGGVPGYLEFCKALDNPDHEEHESYMEWSGGDFNSERFDSESVNWELLKYLRWSRDRYQNWGGVE; encoded by the coding sequence ATGAATGAACGATTTTATCTGCTGAAAATACAACTGCTTGATATCGAACCGGCCATCTGGCGTCGCTTTGTTGTGCCAGCCAGCATTACGCTGGACCGGCTTCACGATGTGATTCAGATTGTCATGGGCTGGACCGACAGCCATCTGCACGAATTTACCATTGGAAAAAAACGCTATACCGAATACCCGGAATCCAAAGAAGACGGACTGGTATGCGGGAAATACCGGCTCGGAGATCTGATCAAGCAGAACGGTCGCACATTCAGTTACCTGTACGACTTCGGTGACAGCTGGGAACACGAACTTGTTCTTGAGGAAAGCCGCTATTTTAATCCAGAGCTGAGAACGGAGCTGGCCTGCCTTGAAGGCGAACGAGCCTGCCCACCTGAAGATGTGGGTGGCGTGCCCGGCTACCTTGAGTTTTGCAAGGCTCTTGATAACCCAGATCATGAAGAGCATGAAAGTTACATGGAGTGGTCCGGTGGCGATTTTAACAGCGAGCGGTTTGATTCCGAATCTGTAAACTGGGAATTGTTGAAATACCTCCGCTGGTCCCGGGACAGGTATCAAAACTGGGGAGGTGTGGAATGA
- a CDS encoding McrB family protein: MTDKPEGAGSRACWFVGATYGSDDQTSRFLNDGIWENGYQDKYLDQVKSIQTGDRIAIISSYTRKRDLSFDNRGQSVSVMGIKAIGVVKKNHGDGRTLDVEWTPFDPPREWYFYTNRSTVWRVLPGDWTTDALIGFTFEEKPQDISRFRNAPYWRERFGDTSVDKKRFLWTRFYEAIADKLLLYRDKRDELIKGIHSIASKVEGLSNLQDQFQDGSTGPLKDICPFTAMGIFNRGITDVNRKNIATELATFLGVEEVVPDSFEGIPILNNQNSWFFGFDNKRKSDDIDALWEIFARAITFSDSDDSDVRAGFISAYDSATERFGVGWNLTMGLYWIRPWNFPTLDGQSQRYISKILNIIIGLNGPIGRCNTNDYLAVLDTLKTRFQEEAYPVHSFPELSLAAWLFKDGGTSAHPNATDTDVQSDEPGSEPEEEVTIAPIEPYSVDNIISDGCFIERVKLERILERLRTKKNLILQGPPGTGKTWLAKRLALALIGQKNDSKVRAVQFHPNLSYEDFVRGWRPSGDGKLTLVDGPFVEMIRAAENEPSTRHVIVIEEINRGNPAQIFGEMLTLWEVDKRTPNEALELSYRREDDERVFIPDNLYVIGTMNIADRSLALVDLALRRRFAFIDLKPALGNTWKDWVATQCGIATDILDDIESKLLSLNTEITSDSSLGEQFSIGHSYVTPPLVFLSRMRGNGSDK; encoded by the coding sequence ATGACCGATAAACCAGAAGGAGCCGGATCAAGAGCATGTTGGTTTGTTGGAGCTACTTACGGCTCTGATGATCAAACAAGCAGATTTCTCAATGACGGGATCTGGGAAAATGGATACCAAGACAAGTATCTTGACCAAGTGAAATCTATCCAGACCGGTGACCGAATTGCGATCATATCCTCTTATACTCGAAAGCGAGACCTTTCATTCGACAATCGTGGGCAAAGCGTTTCTGTCATGGGCATCAAGGCTATCGGAGTTGTAAAAAAGAATCATGGTGACGGTCGGACCTTGGATGTTGAATGGACCCCTTTCGACCCGCCAAGAGAATGGTACTTCTATACAAATCGAAGCACCGTATGGCGCGTTTTGCCCGGGGACTGGACTACGGATGCCTTAATCGGTTTTACATTCGAAGAAAAACCTCAGGATATCAGCCGGTTCAGGAATGCACCATATTGGCGTGAGCGTTTTGGAGACACCTCTGTAGATAAAAAACGCTTTCTCTGGACCCGTTTTTATGAAGCCATCGCAGACAAGCTTCTCTTATACAGGGATAAGCGAGACGAGCTCATAAAAGGCATACATTCAATTGCATCAAAAGTCGAAGGCTTATCCAATCTGCAGGACCAGTTTCAAGATGGCTCAACAGGCCCTCTGAAGGATATCTGTCCATTTACAGCTATGGGGATATTCAATCGGGGCATTACCGATGTGAACAGGAAAAATATTGCTACTGAATTGGCAACTTTTCTTGGTGTTGAAGAAGTTGTGCCGGACTCATTTGAAGGAATTCCCATACTCAACAACCAGAACTCTTGGTTCTTTGGATTTGATAACAAAAGAAAGTCCGACGACATCGATGCGCTATGGGAGATATTTGCCCGGGCAATCACCTTTTCAGATTCTGACGATTCTGATGTCAGAGCTGGTTTCATTTCAGCCTATGATAGTGCAACCGAGAGATTCGGTGTCGGCTGGAATTTGACAATGGGGTTGTACTGGATTCGTCCATGGAATTTCCCGACTCTTGATGGGCAGTCTCAAAGGTATATCAGCAAGATACTGAATATCATAATCGGGCTTAATGGCCCCATAGGTCGCTGTAATACAAACGATTATTTAGCGGTACTGGATACATTAAAAACACGGTTTCAGGAAGAGGCTTATCCGGTTCACTCCTTTCCAGAGCTTTCCCTTGCTGCTTGGCTTTTCAAGGATGGCGGAACATCGGCACACCCCAATGCCACTGATACAGATGTTCAAAGTGACGAGCCGGGTAGCGAGCCAGAAGAAGAAGTTACCATTGCTCCAATTGAACCGTATTCAGTCGATAATATTATTTCGGACGGTTGTTTTATCGAACGAGTGAAGCTTGAAAGGATTCTGGAGCGGCTCCGAACAAAGAAAAATCTCATTCTGCAAGGCCCTCCCGGGACAGGGAAAACTTGGCTTGCAAAGAGATTGGCGCTTGCTCTTATCGGGCAAAAGAATGATAGCAAGGTTCGAGCAGTTCAGTTTCATCCCAATCTTTCATACGAAGATTTTGTACGGGGTTGGCGTCCATCTGGTGATGGCAAATTGACTTTAGTCGATGGCCCATTTGTCGAAATGATCAGGGCCGCCGAAAATGAACCCAGTACAAGGCACGTCATTGTAATCGAAGAAATCAATCGAGGTAATCCTGCACAGATATTTGGTGAGATGCTGACTTTGTGGGAGGTCGACAAGCGAACTCCAAACGAGGCGTTAGAGCTTTCATACCGTCGTGAAGATGATGAGCGAGTGTTTATTCCAGATAACCTTTATGTGATTGGAACAATGAATATTGCTGACAGGTCGCTTGCTCTTGTCGACTTAGCACTGCGGAGAAGGTTTGCATTTATCGATTTGAAACCAGCACTTGGAAACACGTGGAAAGACTGGGTAGCAACTCAATGTGGAATAGCCACAGACATACTTGATGACATTGAAAGCAAATTATTGTCTCTAAATACAGAGATTACATCTGATTCCAGCTTGGGCGAACAGTTCAGCATTGGGCACAGTTATGTCACGCCTCCGTTGGTATTCCTATCAAGGATGCGCGGGAATGGTTCCGACAAGTAG
- the istA gene encoding IS21 family transposase, with protein MEEYERTGNVSKAALRADLDRKTAQKYLRCGKLPSEMPVERRWRTREDPFAEDWEECRLMFEGCPELEAKTVFEWLCRERAGKYQEGQLRTFQRRVREWRALSGPEQEVYFAQEHRPGVRMSTDFTHMDRLGITIAGEPFDHQLCHNVLTYSNWEWASICHSESLVALRTGIQNALTRLGRVPAEHWMDHSSAATHRPAEASGEPRAYNRAYLELMDHFEMVPRLIQVDSPHENGDVESLNGALKRRIEQHLLLRGSRDFASRAAYEQFLHGVLQRVNETRRVRLAEEFKHMRALDVDRLPEYTEYRCVVRSWGTINVKRRIYSVPSRLIGYTVTVHRYAEHIEVFYGGVRQLTAPWLRDEHAHHINYRHVIGSLVRKPGAFRNYRFRADLFPSSAFQWAYETLCAAVNDRTAEREYLQILKHAATTMECEVEAALCGLRDRGEIPRLDVVLSACPRPMPTLSEHAPLPVDLAAYDELLAPEEVCA; from the coding sequence ATGGAAGAATACGAAAGGACAGGGAACGTGTCCAAGGCTGCGTTGCGGGCCGATCTGGACCGTAAGACGGCGCAGAAGTACCTGAGGTGCGGGAAACTGCCCTCAGAGATGCCGGTTGAGCGCAGGTGGCGTACCCGGGAGGACCCGTTCGCGGAGGACTGGGAAGAGTGCCGACTGATGTTCGAGGGCTGCCCGGAGCTGGAGGCCAAGACGGTGTTCGAGTGGCTGTGCCGGGAGCGGGCGGGTAAGTATCAGGAGGGTCAACTGCGGACGTTTCAGCGGCGGGTACGTGAATGGCGAGCGCTTTCGGGGCCCGAGCAGGAGGTGTACTTCGCGCAGGAGCACCGGCCGGGCGTGCGGATGTCCACAGACTTCACGCACATGGACCGGCTGGGGATCACGATCGCCGGGGAACCGTTCGACCACCAGTTGTGTCACAACGTGCTGACCTACTCGAACTGGGAATGGGCCAGCATCTGCCATAGCGAAAGCCTGGTGGCGCTGCGTACGGGGATTCAGAACGCGCTGACGCGGCTGGGCCGTGTGCCGGCGGAGCACTGGATGGATCATTCGAGCGCAGCGACCCACCGGCCGGCGGAGGCCAGCGGAGAACCGCGGGCGTACAACCGCGCCTACCTGGAGCTGATGGATCACTTCGAGATGGTTCCCCGTCTGATCCAAGTGGACAGTCCCCATGAGAACGGGGATGTGGAGTCGCTGAACGGCGCCCTGAAGCGTCGGATCGAGCAACACCTGTTGTTGCGCGGGTCGCGGGACTTCGCCAGCCGGGCGGCGTATGAGCAGTTCCTTCATGGCGTGCTTCAGCGGGTGAACGAGACGCGGCGCGTCCGCCTGGCCGAAGAGTTCAAACACATGCGGGCGCTCGACGTGGACCGGCTGCCGGAATACACGGAGTATCGGTGCGTTGTACGCAGTTGGGGCACTATCAACGTGAAGCGCCGGATCTACTCGGTACCCAGCCGGCTGATCGGGTACACGGTGACGGTGCATCGCTACGCGGAACACATCGAGGTGTTCTACGGGGGCGTGCGCCAGCTCACTGCGCCATGGCTGCGGGATGAACACGCGCACCACATCAACTATCGCCATGTGATCGGTTCATTGGTGCGCAAGCCCGGGGCGTTCCGGAACTACCGGTTCCGTGCTGACCTGTTTCCGTCCTCCGCGTTCCAGTGGGCGTACGAGACACTGTGCGCGGCGGTCAACGATCGGACTGCGGAACGGGAATACCTGCAGATCCTCAAGCACGCGGCCACCACGATGGAATGTGAGGTGGAAGCGGCACTGTGCGGCTTGCGCGACCGCGGGGAGATCCCGCGCCTGGACGTGGTGCTTTCGGCGTGTCCGCGTCCGATGCCGACGTTGTCGGAGCATGCGCCGTTGCCGGTGGATCTGGCCGCCTATGACGAACTGCTGGCGCCGGAGGAGGTGTGCGCATGA
- a CDS encoding tetratricopeptide repeat protein — MTDSRKQKLFNLSAETLAEALLNLAVHSDEADDLIEQLIATPKENVQRFTKKLSSLKHSRRFIDWRGAASFSRELEMLLQDLKSGVDDPLTGVELVAAFYEADSTIFEMCDDSSGNIGDVFRYDAKELFVDYASRCTEKEKIADIILKVNQKDNYGIRDTLIDCAGECLPEGAIRTMIATLQKWADKEKDEYGKRHHLRSIESLARQIKDAQLFEKTRIASWGKLNSAAIIDIARVYLESGDVETAHLWLKKIPEGETFQAYERDKLLEDIYHKQGDSEKLTELLFQKFKSYHSTDTLQTLLDVIGHDKRDEVVADEVEQILKADRLRESDAEFLIAVGRIDEAEDYLLKRADQLDGNHYGSLLSLAEAMESENRHLAASLMYRSLLVSILDRGYTKAYPHGIRYLKKLDKLAAGISDWKEFNPHEAFKKQIIEGHGRKRSFWSKYEVKK; from the coding sequence ATGACTGATTCCCGCAAACAAAAACTGTTCAACCTTAGTGCAGAAACCCTCGCTGAGGCGCTCCTGAATCTTGCAGTACATTCCGACGAGGCCGACGACCTGATTGAACAGTTAATTGCCACGCCTAAGGAGAATGTGCAGAGATTCACGAAGAAACTTTCCAGCTTGAAACATTCGAGGCGTTTTATCGATTGGCGGGGTGCAGCCAGTTTCTCACGGGAACTGGAAATGCTACTGCAGGATTTAAAATCCGGCGTGGATGATCCGCTCACAGGCGTTGAGCTCGTTGCGGCGTTTTATGAAGCCGACAGCACCATTTTTGAGATGTGTGACGACTCCAGTGGGAACATCGGTGATGTGTTCCGTTATGACGCCAAAGAGCTGTTTGTGGACTATGCCTCCCGCTGCACCGAAAAAGAAAAGATTGCGGACATCATTCTGAAGGTGAATCAGAAGGATAATTACGGCATCCGTGATACCTTGATCGATTGTGCTGGTGAGTGCCTGCCTGAAGGGGCTATCCGCACTATGATCGCCACGCTTCAGAAGTGGGCCGACAAAGAAAAGGATGAATACGGCAAACGCCACCATTTGAGATCAATCGAATCATTAGCCCGACAGATCAAGGATGCACAGCTGTTTGAAAAGACCCGCATTGCTTCGTGGGGAAAGCTAAATTCTGCAGCAATTATCGATATTGCTCGTGTTTATCTGGAAAGCGGTGATGTTGAAACCGCCCATTTATGGCTGAAGAAAATCCCGGAAGGCGAAACCTTTCAGGCTTACGAACGGGATAAGCTGCTTGAGGATATCTACCATAAGCAGGGAGATTCTGAAAAACTGACGGAGCTCCTGTTTCAGAAATTCAAATCCTATCATTCCACGGACACCCTACAGACGCTTCTGGATGTCATTGGCCATGACAAGCGTGATGAAGTCGTTGCCGATGAGGTTGAACAGATTCTGAAAGCCGACAGACTTCGGGAGTCGGATGCGGAATTTCTGATAGCCGTTGGGAGAATAGATGAAGCCGAAGATTATCTCCTAAAACGTGCGGACCAGCTTGATGGCAATCATTACGGTAGTCTGCTTTCTCTTGCGGAGGCCATGGAATCGGAAAACCGGCATCTCGCTGCCAGCCTGATGTACCGCAGTTTGTTGGTCTCCATTCTGGATCGTGGCTACACCAAAGCCTATCCCCATGGAATCCGGTATCTGAAGAAGTTAGACAAGCTGGCGGCAGGCATTTCCGACTGGAAAGAATTTAACCCCCACGAAGCTTTCAAAAAGCAGATCATTGAGGGACATGGTCGCAAGCGAAGCTTCTGGTCAAAATACGAGGTAAAGAAATGA
- a CDS encoding DEAD/DEAH box helicase family protein — MALHPDFPDSPHAILDPEVRWFPADEALRDTTMDKLMPPLVAQLRRNVKAFRDGGYVGASDTSKSLLTWWFKEPHLLPGKDAIIGSFEYYFAQREAMETIIYLHDVVGAKDKYDLMRFDSSGAVSAGMFDETWRRFVIKMATGSGKTKVMSLALAWSFYHRLYEPDSELARNFLVIAPNIIVLDRIYHDFQGLRIFFEDPVLPDNGYDGHNWRDDFQLTLHKQDEVNVTRATGNIFLTNIHRVYSGEEIMPSPEDENTMDYFLGKRPTGATTDSKVDLGMIVRDIDELMVLNDEAHHIHDSKLAWFQSIEDIHNRLLQKGGALSLQVDVTATPKHNNGAIFVQTVSDYPLVEAISQNVVKHPVLPDAPSRAKLSEKQSAKFTEKYADYLDLGVIEWRKAYDEHQKMGKKAILFVMTDDTRNCDEVAEYLENRYPDLAGGVLTIHTKNNGEISEAASGKKKEELELLRKQSNEIDSNGSPYKVIVSVLMLKEGWDVRNVTTIVGLRAYSAKSNILPEQTLGRGLRKMYPGNTEEYVSVVGTDAFMDFVESIQAEGVELERKAMGEGTKPKTPLIVEVDNENTHKDIDALDIEIPVLTPRVYREYKNLADLDAGRFTFQTVAYQEFSEEEQREIVFKDITTGEVTHTTVLDSAGIADYRSVIGYFAQTVMKELRLVSGYDVLYGKVKGFVGDGLFGKAVDLESPNTLRNLSELAATKTVIETFKQAINELTVRYKGDAEIRDTIKLRKTRPFVVKDQGYMIPKKSVFNRVIGDSHFELEFANFLENCPDVVSYAKNYLAVHFKLDYVNADGDISNYYPDFIVRVSDGRVVIVETKGQEDLDVPPKMERLRQWCDDVNRAQQEVVYDFIFVDDEGFEKYAPKSFSDVLTGFTKYKET, encoded by the coding sequence ATGGCGCTGCATCCTGATTTTCCCGACTCCCCGCACGCGATCCTCGATCCCGAGGTGCGCTGGTTCCCGGCAGACGAGGCCTTGCGCGACACGACGATGGACAAGCTGATGCCGCCGCTGGTGGCGCAACTGCGCCGCAATGTGAAGGCGTTCCGTGACGGCGGCTACGTGGGCGCGAGCGACACGAGCAAGAGTCTGCTCACCTGGTGGTTCAAGGAGCCGCACCTGCTGCCGGGGAAGGACGCGATCATCGGTAGCTTCGAGTATTACTTCGCCCAGCGGGAGGCGATGGAGACGATCATCTACCTGCATGATGTGGTGGGCGCGAAGGACAAGTATGACCTGATGCGCTTTGACAGCAGCGGCGCAGTATCGGCGGGGATGTTTGACGAGACGTGGCGGCGCTTTGTCATCAAGATGGCGACGGGCTCGGGCAAGACCAAGGTGATGAGCCTTGCCCTGGCGTGGAGCTTTTACCACAGGCTCTATGAGCCGGATTCGGAGCTGGCGCGCAATTTTCTGGTGATCGCCCCGAACATCATCGTGCTGGACCGGATTTATCACGACTTTCAGGGGCTGCGGATTTTCTTCGAGGATCCGGTGCTGCCGGACAATGGCTACGACGGGCACAACTGGCGCGACGATTTCCAACTCACCCTGCACAAGCAGGACGAGGTGAACGTGACGCGGGCGACGGGGAACATTTTCCTGACCAATATTCACCGGGTTTATTCGGGCGAGGAGATCATGCCCTCGCCCGAGGATGAGAACACGATGGACTACTTCCTCGGCAAGCGACCGACGGGCGCAACGACGGACTCGAAAGTGGATCTGGGGATGATCGTGCGCGACATTGACGAGCTGATGGTGCTCAACGACGAGGCGCACCACATTCACGACTCGAAGCTGGCGTGGTTTCAGTCGATTGAGGACATCCACAACCGGCTGTTGCAGAAGGGTGGCGCGTTGAGCCTGCAAGTGGATGTGACGGCGACGCCCAAGCACAACAACGGGGCTATTTTTGTCCAGACGGTGTCGGATTATCCGCTGGTGGAGGCGATTTCGCAGAATGTAGTCAAGCACCCGGTGCTGCCGGATGCGCCGAGCCGGGCAAAGCTCTCGGAGAAGCAGAGCGCGAAGTTCACCGAGAAGTATGCGGATTATCTGGACCTGGGGGTGATCGAGTGGCGCAAGGCCTACGACGAGCACCAGAAGATGGGCAAGAAGGCGATTCTGTTCGTGATGACGGACGACACGCGTAACTGCGATGAAGTGGCGGAGTATCTGGAGAATCGTTATCCCGATCTGGCTGGCGGGGTGCTGACCATTCACACCAAGAACAACGGGGAAATCTCTGAGGCTGCTTCCGGGAAGAAGAAGGAAGAGTTGGAGCTGCTGCGCAAGCAGTCCAATGAGATCGATTCCAATGGGAGCCCCTACAAGGTAATCGTCTCGGTGCTGATGCTCAAGGAAGGCTGGGATGTGCGCAACGTGACGACGATTGTCGGGCTGCGGGCCTACTCGGCCAAGAGCAACATCCTGCCCGAGCAGACGCTGGGGCGCGGGCTGCGCAAGATGTATCCGGGCAACACGGAGGAATATGTCAGCGTGGTGGGCACGGATGCCTTCATGGATTTTGTGGAGTCGATTCAGGCCGAGGGTGTCGAACTGGAGCGCAAGGCGATGGGCGAAGGCACCAAGCCGAAGACTCCCCTTATCGTAGAGGTGGACAACGAGAACACCCACAAGGACATTGACGCACTGGACATCGAAATCCCGGTGCTGACGCCACGGGTTTACCGGGAATACAAGAACCTGGCGGACTTGGACGCGGGGCGTTTCACCTTTCAGACGGTGGCGTATCAGGAGTTCAGCGAGGAAGAGCAGCGCGAAATTGTTTTCAAAGACATCACCACGGGAGAGGTCACGCACACCACGGTGCTGGATAGTGCGGGGATCGCGGACTACCGAAGCGTGATCGGGTATTTCGCCCAAACAGTCATGAAGGAACTGCGGCTGGTGAGCGGTTACGATGTGCTCTATGGCAAGGTGAAGGGATTTGTCGGTGACGGCCTGTTCGGTAAGGCGGTCGATCTGGAGTCACCGAACACGCTGCGGAATCTCTCCGAGTTGGCCGCCACCAAGACGGTCATCGAGACCTTCAAGCAGGCGATCAACGAGCTGACGGTGCGGTACAAGGGTGATGCGGAGATTCGCGATACGATCAAGCTGCGCAAGACGCGGCCCTTCGTGGTGAAGGATCAGGGCTACATGATTCCCAAGAAGTCTGTCTTCAACCGGGTGATTGGCGACAGCCACTTTGAGCTGGAGTTTGCCAACTTTTTGGAGAACTGCCCCGATGTGGTTTCCTATGCCAAGAACTATCTGGCGGTTCACTTCAAGCTGGATTACGTGAATGCGGATGGCGACATCTCGAACTACTATCCTGACTTCATCGTCCGGGTTTCGGATGGCCGGGTGGTGATCGTCGAGACCAAAGGGCAGGAGGATCTGGACGTGCCGCCCAAAATGGAACGGCTGAGGCAGTGGTGCGACGATGTGAATCGAGCGCAGCAGGAAGTCGTGTATGACTTCATCTTTGTAGATGATGAAGGGTTCGAGAAGTATGCGCCGAAATCGTTCAGTGATGTTCTGACAGGCTTTACAAAATACAAAGAAACATAA
- a CDS encoding restriction endonuclease — protein sequence MSLVDLSPAQFEELVGQLLAEMGFESIEVTKYGGDGGIDVRGTLLISDVVRIKMAVQAKRWKGNIQSPTVQQVRGSLGAHEQGLIITTSDFSTGTIKEANQPDKTPVGLMNGEQLVTLLMEYNIGVRRMSHDLFELEELPIAQRQLHFPSDDN from the coding sequence GTGAGCTTAGTCGATCTGAGCCCGGCACAATTCGAGGAGCTTGTTGGTCAACTGCTGGCGGAGATGGGCTTTGAAAGCATCGAGGTGACCAAGTACGGCGGCGATGGCGGCATCGATGTCCGGGGCACGTTGCTGATCAGCGATGTGGTCCGCATAAAGATGGCTGTTCAGGCCAAACGCTGGAAAGGCAATATCCAGAGCCCGACCGTTCAACAGGTTCGCGGCAGCCTTGGTGCGCATGAACAGGGACTGATCATTACCACTAGCGACTTCAGCACCGGAACCATCAAGGAGGCCAATCAACCGGACAAAACGCCCGTGGGCCTCATGAATGGTGAACAGCTGGTCACACTTCTGATGGAATACAACATAGGTGTCCGCCGCATGTCACACGACCTTTTCGAGCTGGAGGAACTGCCGATTGCGCAGCGACAATTACACTTCCCCAGTGACGACAATTAG